A window of the Cicer arietinum cultivar CDC Frontier isolate Library 1 chromosome 6, Cicar.CDCFrontier_v2.0, whole genome shotgun sequence genome harbors these coding sequences:
- the LOC101488536 gene encoding probable beta-1,4-xylosyltransferase IRX10L, producing the protein MGILKWVFLGFLYAAFIFTIDAVELHRNQPTERISGSAGDVLEDDPVGRLKVFVYELPSKYNKKILQKDPRCLTHMFAAEIFMHRFLLSSAVRTLNPEDADWFYTPVYTTCDLTPNGLPLPFKSPRMMRSAIQLISSNWPYWNRTEGADHFFVVPHDFGACFHYQEEKAIERGILPLLRRATLVQTFGQRNHVCLKEGSITIPPYAPPQKMHSHLIPDKTPRSIFVYFRGLFYDVGNDPEGGYYARGARAAVWENFKDNPLFDISTEHPTTYYEDMQRAVFCLCPLGWAPWSPRLVEAVVFGCIPVIIADDIVLPFADAIPWEEIGVFVDEQDVPKLDTILTSIPPEVILRKQRLLANPSMKQAMLFPHPAQSGDAFHQVLNGLARKLPHDRSIFLKTGEKSLNWTAGPVGDLKPW; encoded by the exons ATGGGTATTTTGAAATGGGtatttttagggtttctatATGCTGCTTTTATCTTTACAATTGATGCTGTGGAGCTTCATAGGAATCAGCCTACTGAAAGAATTTCAG GTAGCGCTGGCGATGTATTGGAAGATGATCCAGTCGGAAGGTTGAAGGTTTTTGTTTATGAACTTCCAAGtaaatataataagaaaattctGCAAAAGGACCCAAGATGCCTCACCCATATGTTTGCTGCTGAGATCTTTATGCACCGTTTTCTCTTATCTAGCGCTGTCCGAACCCTTAATCCCGAGGATGCTGATTGGTTTTATACTCCTGTCTACACAACCTGTGACTTGACACCAAATGGCCTCCCTTTACCCTTTAAATCACCACGAATGATGAGGAGTGCCATACAGCTTATTTCTTCAAACTGGCCTTATTGGAACCGAACAGAGGGGGCAGATCATTTCTTTGTGGTTCCTCACGACTTTGGGGCATGTTTTCATTACCAA GAAGAGAAGGCAATTGAAAGAGGGATTCTTCCACTGCTACGGCGTGCAACTTTGGTTCAAACATTTGGACAGAGAAATCATGTGTGCTTGAAAGAGGGCTCAATTACCATTCCTCCATATGCTCCACCACAGAAAATGCATTCCCACCTAATTCCTGATAAGACTCCCAGGTCCATTTTTGTATACTTCAGAGGACTGTTTTATGATGTTGGAAATGACCCTGAAGGTGGATACTATGCAAG AGGTGCAAGAGCAGCAGTATGGGAGAACTTTAAGGACAATCCACTATTTGACATTTCCACCGAGCATCCAACCACATATTACGAGGACATGCAACGAGCCGTGTTTTGTCTATGCCCGCTTGGATGGGCCCCTTGGAGCCCAAGATTGGTTGAAGCTGTGGTATTTGGTTGCATCCCGGTTATTATTGCAGATGATATTGTTCTGCCGTTTGCCGATGCAATACCGTGGGAAGAAATCGGGGTGTTTGTTGATGAGCAGGATGTTCCTAAGTTGGATACCATACTCACATCAATCCCACCGGAAGTTATATTAAGGAAACAAAGATTGCTTGCCAACCCTTCTATGAAGCAAGCAATGCTATTCCCTCATCCTGCTCAATCCGGCGACGCTTTCCATCAAGTTTTAAATGGACTTGCGCGTAAGCTGCCGCATGACAGAAGTATATTCTTGAAAACAGGAGAGAAGAGCTTGAATTGGACTGCCGGCCCTGTTGGTGACCTTAAACCTTGGTAA
- the LOC101515447 gene encoding ferrochelatase-2, chloroplastic-like → MNSPIGAPSSSSCSYIRPHPCLTCASRNFKFPMILPQAICTTQKVYRCSRGHVEASISTNPSKNCMVGRFSPGGSEAQPLVSKKSLKRHLLPVEALVTSTTQDVSDTPLIGDDKIGVLLLNLGGPETLEDVQPFLFNLFADPDIIRLPRLFSFLQKPLAQFVSVLRAPKSKEGYASIGGGSPLRRMTDAQAEELKKSLFEKNVPAKVYVGMRYWHPFTEEAIEQIKRDGITKLVVLPLYPQFSISTSGSSLRLLESIFREDEYLVNMQHTVIPSWYQREGYIKAMANLIEKELKSFDCPEKVMIFFSAHGVPLAYVEEAGDPYKAEMEECVDLIMEELEKRKITNAHTLAYQSRVGPVEWLKPYTDDTIIELGKKGVKSLLAVPISFVSEHIETLEEIDVEYKELALESGIEKWGRVPALGCEATFISDLADAVIESLPYVGAMAVSNLEARQSLVPLGSVEELLAAYDSQRRELPPPVLVWEWGWTKSAETWNGRAAMIAVLLLLFLEVTTGEGFLHQWGILPLFR, encoded by the exons ATGAATTCTCCAATTGGTGctccttcatcttcttcttgcTCTTATATTCGTCCTCATCCATGCCTTACTTGTGCTTCTCGTAATTTCAAGTTTCCTAT GATATTGCCACAGGCAATCTGTACAACTCAAAAGGTGTACCGCTGCTCTCGAGGCCACGTGGAAGCTTCCATTAGCACTAATCCCTCGAAAAATTGCATGGTTGGAAGATTTTCTCCAGGAGGGTCTGAAGCACAACCCTTGGTTTCCAAGAAATCACTCAAAAGGCACCTGCTACCAGTGGAAGCTTTAGTAACTTCAACCACTCAAGATGTTTCTGATACGCCTCTTATTGGTGATGATAAGATCGGAGTGTTATTGTTAAACCTTGGAGGTCCAGAGACTCTAGAAGATGTGCAGCCGTTTTTGTTTAACCTTTTTGCTGATCCA GATATTATACGATTGCCGAGGTTATTTAGTTTTCTTCAAAAGCCGTTGGCTCAATTTGTATCTGTTTTAAGAGCACCAAAGAGCAAAGAAGGATATGCTTCAATTGGCGGTGGATCCCCTCTTAGACGTATGACTGATGCACAG GCAGAAGAGTTAAAAAAATCTCTATTTGAAAAGAATGTCCCAGCCAAAGTGTATGTTGGCATGCGTTACTGGCATCCATTCACCGAAGAGGCTATTGAGCAG ATTAAAAGGGATGGAATTACAAAGCTCGTTGTGCTTCCACTATATccacaattttcaatttcaaccaGTGGTTCAAGTTTGCGTCTCCTGGAGAGTATATTCCG AGAGGATGAGTATCTAGTCAACATGCAGCATACGGTAATACCTTCGTGGTACCAACGCGAAGGATACATAAAGGCCATGgcaaatttaattgaaaaagaGCTAAAGAGTTTTGATTGCCCAGAGAAG GTCATGATATTCTTTAGTGCACATGGAGTGCCACTTGCTTATGTGGAAGAGGCTGGTGATCCATACAAGGCAGAGATGGAGGAATGTGTGGATTTGATCATGGAAGAGCTTGAGAAAAGAAAGATAACTAATGCACACACACTTGCTTATCAG AGTAGAGTTGGACCTGTGGAATGGTTAAAACCTTATACAGATGACACAATAATTGAACTTGGGAAAAAGGGAGTAAAAAGTCTGCTGGCTGTACCAATTAG CTTTGTCAGTGAACATATTGAAACACTAGAAGAAATTGATGTTGAATACAAAGAATTGGCTTTAGAATCTGGAATCGAAAAATGGGGCCGTGTTCCTGCTCTGGGATGTGAAGCCACTTTCATTTCAGACTTGGCAGATGCTGTAATCGAGAGTCTCCCATACGTCGGTGCAATGGCAGTTTCAAACCTTGAAGCTCGACAG TCTCTGGTTCCCCTGGGCAGTGTAGAAGAGTTATTGGCAGCATATGACTCGCAACGTAGGGAGTTGCCACCCCCTGTACTGGTGTGGGAATGGGGATGGACTAAAAGTGCTGAAACTTGGAATGGAAGAGCAGCTATGATTGCTGTGCTGCTTCTGTTGTTTTTAGAAGTCACCACTGGAGAGGGATTTTTGCACCAGTGGGGAATATTGCCCTTGTTTAGGTGA